Proteins encoded by one window of Cottoperca gobio unplaced genomic scaffold, fCotGob3.1 fCotGob3_104arrow_ctg1, whole genome shotgun sequence:
- the ptpn22 gene encoding tyrosine-protein phosphatase non-receptor type 22 isoform X8, which produces MEQQARILRSFLAQLERQEAADEQASNGIAGEFARLRSQSTKYRSDRTFPTKTAEKQENAKKNRYKDIVPFDHTRVKLTLTTAKDDTEYINASFIKGMSGSRAYIATQGPLPHTVLDFLRMLWEYNVKVVVMACREVEMGKKKCERYWPQKQEQPFFCEPFSVYCDSEENKGDYLTRTLRVIYGNCSRTVKQLHYFNWPDHGVPDSIPPILDMLHEMRSYQAHDDVPFCIHCSAGCGRTGALCVIDYTWNLLKKQMISPDFNIYDIVQNMRTQRPSVVQTKEQYELVYRTIRLLFERYLQWVEAETRRHEMAMVPSTITPDPESELSDLSDELDLLPHFQHLLGEEWDVSPQLRSDLPSAAEHHIALRAMDLQREQEQWRLHPEALTSTQELQEGPRSPRAVEEKIQQSDIPSMNPSPFPVVAAAICLMVEDPYFDTPIGSPSSQEAALDATLWTVSSTVSAPSLLLNDLELHSAAGKDPGHSDEEDPPPLPQRTPESFEMAAAAEHSDPSQRLMVIIPPNAAAEAVRELGGNPPSPVPPLPERTPESFEFGLDQAPVEQRSEVTPAVNLSRIGKSSEWSTASASHTDTKPWLRSKSMKAKMTFTVTHPEVASSPTPHPHCPPLTPPLLPQTEESLTPPLPDRTPESFVLPTEEPVQEKPFPLTSRPPPQVGLSSEWDGTAQPKRFLDVVMSRSKSVRAKGSRQVEPLTAFWQLAPPAVAVAGAGSAAAGQQDVQCRPSLNPDTSGNKSEKRDEKGVSRSRSLKLFRHKQKPKTAPPPPVTQPGTSPPSNGASSVFKLGFGIRFRKPKGPRTYPETWV; this is translated from the exons AGGCTGAGAAGCCAGTCCACTAAGTACCGCAGTGACAGAACCTTCCCCACCAAGACCGCCGAGAAGCAGGAGAACGCCAAGAAGAACCGATACAAAGACATCGTTCCCT TTGATCACACCAGAGTAAAGCTCACACTCACCACCGCTAAAGATGACACCGAGTACATCAACGCCAGTTTCATCAAG GGCATGTCGGGGTCCAGGGCTTACATCGCTACTCAGGGTCCTCTGCCTCACACCGTGCTGGACTTCTTGAGGATGCTGTGGGAGTACAacgtgaag GTCGTGGTGATGGCCTGTCGAGAAGTTGAGATGGGAAAG AAGAAGTGTGAGCGCTACTGGCCACAGAAACAAGAGCAGCCGTTCTTCTGTGAGCCTTTCTCAGTTTACTGC GATTCTGAGGAAAATAAAGGAGATTATCTGACAAGGACGTTAAGGGTGATTTATGGCAAC tGTAGCCGAACTGTGAAACAGCTGCACTACTTCAACTGGCCCGATCACGGCGTGCCAGACTCCATCCCTCCCATCCTGGACATGTTGCACGAGATGCGGTCCTACCAAGCCCACGACGACGTCCCCTTTTGCATCCACTGCAG TGCCGGCTGTGGGAGAACAGGAGCCCTGTGTGTCATCGACTACACCTGGAACCTGCTGAAGAAGCAG ATGATCTCTCCAGATTTCAATATCTACGACATAGTTCAAAACATGAGAACCCAGAGGCCCTCAGTGGTTCAAACCAAG GAACAATATGAGCTGGTGTACAGAACCATCAGGCTGCTGTTTGAGAGATATCTGCAGTGGGTGGAGGCAGAGACCCGCAGACATGAG ATGGCGATGGTCCCGTCCACGATCACGCCCGACCCTGAGAGCGAGCTGTCTGACCTCAGTGACGAGCTGGATTTGCTGCCACACTTCCAGCACCTGCTCGGCGAGGAGTGGGACGTTTCACCACAGCTCCGCTCCGACCTGCCTTCTGCTGCAGAACATCACATTGCCTTGCGAGCCATGGACTTGCAGAGGGAGCAGGAGCAGTGGCGCCTACATCCTGAGGCTCTGACCTCCACTCAGGAGCTGCAGGAAGGACCCAGGAGCCCGAGAGCAGTAGAGGAGAAGATCCAGCAGAGCGACATACCGTCGATGAACCCCTCACCTTTCCCAGTGGTGGCAGCAGCCATCTGTCTGATGGTGGAAGACCCCTACTTTGACACTCCCATAGGCTCCCCTTCATCCCAGGAGGCCGCGCTGGACGCCACACTGTGGACAGTTAGCTCCACGGTCAGCGCGCCCTCACTACTTCTGAACGACCTGGAGCTGCACTCTGCTGCAGGTAAAG ATCCTGGTCATAGCGATGAGGAggatcctcctcctctacctcaaCGAACCCCTGAATCCTTTGAGATGGCTGCGGCTGCAG AGCACTCGGATCCGTCTCAAAGGTTGATGGTTATCATTCCACCCAACGCTGCCGCGGAGGCTGTCAGGGAGTTGGGAG gTAATCCCCCCTCACCTGTCCCCCCACTTCCAGAGAGAACCCCTGAGTCCTTTGAGTTTGGCCTCGATCAAG CTCCCGTAGAGCAGAGGTCGGAGGTCACGCCGGCAGTGAACCTGAGCAGAATAGGAAAGTCTTCAGAGTGGTCCACTGCCTCGGCCTCTCACACCGACACCAAACCCTGGCTCAGGAGTAAG AGTATGAAAGCAAAAATGACCTTCACAG TAACACATCCTGAGGTTGCATCATCTCCGACCCCCCACCCTCACTGCCCCCCTCTGACTCCTCCGCTGCTTCCTCAAA CCGAGGAGAGCCTGACTCCTCCGCTTCCTGACAGAACACCCGAGTCCTTCGTCCTCCCCACCGAAGAGC CAGTTCAGGAGAAACCCTTCCCTCTGACATCACGGCCCCCGCCTCAGGTCGGCCTGTCCTCCGAGTGGGACGGCACCGCTCAGCCGAAGAGATTCCTCGATGTTGTGATGAGCAGGAGCAAG AGCGTTCGAGCGAAAGGTTCCAGACAAG TAGAGCCCCTGACTGCGTTCTGGCAGCTCGCTCCACCTGCTGTGGCCGTGGCTGGAGCAGGAAGTG cagcagcGGGGCAGCAGGATGTGCAGTGCAGACCCTCCCTGAACCCTGACACGTCAGGAAACAAATcggagaagagagatgagaagggTGTATCTCGATCGAGG AGTCTCAAGCTTTTtagacacaaacagaaac CTAAAACTGCACCTCCACCGCCTGTCACTCAACCTGGAACATCACCTCCATCAAACGGAGCCTCGTCAGTGTTCAAACTCG GATTTGGGATCCGTTTTAGAAAGCCAAAAGGCCCGCGGACTTATCCCGAGACCTGGGTTTGA
- the ptpn22 gene encoding tyrosine-protein phosphatase non-receptor type 22 isoform X4, translating into MEQQARILRSFLAQLERQEAADEQASNGIAGEFARLRSQSTKYRSDRTFPTKTAEKQENAKKNRYKDIVPFDHTRVKLTLTTAKDDTEYINASFIKGMSGSRAYIATQGPLPHTVLDFLRMLWEYNVKVVVMACREVEMGKKKCERYWPQKQEQPFFCEPFSVYCDSEENKGDYLTRTLRVIYGNCSRTVKQLHYFNWPDHGVPDSIPPILDMLHEMRSYQAHDDVPFCIHCSAGCGRTGALCVIDYTWNLLKKQMISPDFNIYDIVQNMRTQRPSVVQTKVFVVSPQEQYELVYRTIRLLFERYLQWVEAETRRHEMAMVPSTITPDPESELSDLSDELDLLPHFQHLLGEEWDVSPQLRSDLPSAAEHHIALRAMDLQREQEQWRLHPEALTSTQELQEGPRSPRAVEEKIQQSDIPSMNPSPFPVVAAAICLMVEDPYFDTPIGSPSSQEAALDATLWTVSSTVSAPSLLLNDLELHSAAGKDPGHSDEEDPPPLPQRTPESFEMAAAAEHSDPSQRLMVIIPPNAAAEAVRELGGNPPSPVPPLPERTPESFEFGLDQAPVEQRSEVTPAVNLSRIGKSSEWSTASASHTDTKPWLRSKSMKAKMTFTVTHPEVASSPTPHPHCPPLTPPLLPQTEESLTPPLPDRTPESFVLPTEEPVQEKPFPLTSRPPPQVGLSSEWDGTAQPKRFLDVVMSRSKSVRAKGSRQEPLTAFWQLAPPAVAVAGAGSAAAGQQDVQCRPSLNPDTSGNKSEKRDEKGVSRSRSLKLFRHKQKPKTAPPPPVTQPGTSPPSNGASSVFKLDDQHDAELQDSDSWEFITSLAHEWTCKAPKCLVPSPALCAEDQLQ; encoded by the exons AGGCTGAGAAGCCAGTCCACTAAGTACCGCAGTGACAGAACCTTCCCCACCAAGACCGCCGAGAAGCAGGAGAACGCCAAGAAGAACCGATACAAAGACATCGTTCCCT TTGATCACACCAGAGTAAAGCTCACACTCACCACCGCTAAAGATGACACCGAGTACATCAACGCCAGTTTCATCAAG GGCATGTCGGGGTCCAGGGCTTACATCGCTACTCAGGGTCCTCTGCCTCACACCGTGCTGGACTTCTTGAGGATGCTGTGGGAGTACAacgtgaag GTCGTGGTGATGGCCTGTCGAGAAGTTGAGATGGGAAAG AAGAAGTGTGAGCGCTACTGGCCACAGAAACAAGAGCAGCCGTTCTTCTGTGAGCCTTTCTCAGTTTACTGC GATTCTGAGGAAAATAAAGGAGATTATCTGACAAGGACGTTAAGGGTGATTTATGGCAAC tGTAGCCGAACTGTGAAACAGCTGCACTACTTCAACTGGCCCGATCACGGCGTGCCAGACTCCATCCCTCCCATCCTGGACATGTTGCACGAGATGCGGTCCTACCAAGCCCACGACGACGTCCCCTTTTGCATCCACTGCAG TGCCGGCTGTGGGAGAACAGGAGCCCTGTGTGTCATCGACTACACCTGGAACCTGCTGAAGAAGCAG ATGATCTCTCCAGATTTCAATATCTACGACATAGTTCAAAACATGAGAACCCAGAGGCCCTCAGTGGTTCAAACCAAG GTTTTTGTTGTTTCACCTCAGGAACAATATGAGCTGGTGTACAGAACCATCAGGCTGCTGTTTGAGAGATATCTGCAGTGGGTGGAGGCAGAGACCCGCAGACATGAG ATGGCGATGGTCCCGTCCACGATCACGCCCGACCCTGAGAGCGAGCTGTCTGACCTCAGTGACGAGCTGGATTTGCTGCCACACTTCCAGCACCTGCTCGGCGAGGAGTGGGACGTTTCACCACAGCTCCGCTCCGACCTGCCTTCTGCTGCAGAACATCACATTGCCTTGCGAGCCATGGACTTGCAGAGGGAGCAGGAGCAGTGGCGCCTACATCCTGAGGCTCTGACCTCCACTCAGGAGCTGCAGGAAGGACCCAGGAGCCCGAGAGCAGTAGAGGAGAAGATCCAGCAGAGCGACATACCGTCGATGAACCCCTCACCTTTCCCAGTGGTGGCAGCAGCCATCTGTCTGATGGTGGAAGACCCCTACTTTGACACTCCCATAGGCTCCCCTTCATCCCAGGAGGCCGCGCTGGACGCCACACTGTGGACAGTTAGCTCCACGGTCAGCGCGCCCTCACTACTTCTGAACGACCTGGAGCTGCACTCTGCTGCAGGTAAAG ATCCTGGTCATAGCGATGAGGAggatcctcctcctctacctcaaCGAACCCCTGAATCCTTTGAGATGGCTGCGGCTGCAG AGCACTCGGATCCGTCTCAAAGGTTGATGGTTATCATTCCACCCAACGCTGCCGCGGAGGCTGTCAGGGAGTTGGGAG gTAATCCCCCCTCACCTGTCCCCCCACTTCCAGAGAGAACCCCTGAGTCCTTTGAGTTTGGCCTCGATCAAG CTCCCGTAGAGCAGAGGTCGGAGGTCACGCCGGCAGTGAACCTGAGCAGAATAGGAAAGTCTTCAGAGTGGTCCACTGCCTCGGCCTCTCACACCGACACCAAACCCTGGCTCAGGAGTAAG AGTATGAAAGCAAAAATGACCTTCACAG TAACACATCCTGAGGTTGCATCATCTCCGACCCCCCACCCTCACTGCCCCCCTCTGACTCCTCCGCTGCTTCCTCAAA CCGAGGAGAGCCTGACTCCTCCGCTTCCTGACAGAACACCCGAGTCCTTCGTCCTCCCCACCGAAGAGC CAGTTCAGGAGAAACCCTTCCCTCTGACATCACGGCCCCCGCCTCAGGTCGGCCTGTCCTCCGAGTGGGACGGCACCGCTCAGCCGAAGAGATTCCTCGATGTTGTGATGAGCAGGAGCAAG AGCGTTCGAGCGAAAGGTTCCAGACAAG AGCCCCTGACTGCGTTCTGGCAGCTCGCTCCACCTGCTGTGGCCGTGGCTGGAGCAGGAAGTG cagcagcGGGGCAGCAGGATGTGCAGTGCAGACCCTCCCTGAACCCTGACACGTCAGGAAACAAATcggagaagagagatgagaagggTGTATCTCGATCGAGG AGTCTCAAGCTTTTtagacacaaacagaaac CTAAAACTGCACCTCCACCGCCTGTCACTCAACCTGGAACATCACCTCCATCAAACGGAGCCTCGTCAGTGTTCAAACTCG ATGATCAACATGACGCAGAGCTACAGGACTCGGACAGCTGGGAGTTTATTACGAGTCTCGCACACGAGTGGACGTGCAAAGCACCGAAGTGCCTTGTGCCCAGCCCTGCACTCTGTGCAGAAGATCAACTACAGTGA
- the ptpn22 gene encoding tyrosine-protein phosphatase non-receptor type 22 isoform X1, producing the protein MEQQARILRSFLAQLERQEAADEQASNGIAGEFARLRSQSTKYRSDRTFPTKTAEKQENAKKNRYKDIVPFDHTRVKLTLTTAKDDTEYINASFIKGMSGSRAYIATQGPLPHTVLDFLRMLWEYNVKVVVMACREVEMGKKKCERYWPQKQEQPFFCEPFSVYCDSEENKGDYLTRTLRVIYGNCSRTVKQLHYFNWPDHGVPDSIPPILDMLHEMRSYQAHDDVPFCIHCSAGCGRTGALCVIDYTWNLLKKQMISPDFNIYDIVQNMRTQRPSVVQTKVFVVSPQEQYELVYRTIRLLFERYLQWVEAETRRHEMAMVPSTITPDPESELSDLSDELDLLPHFQHLLGEEWDVSPQLRSDLPSAAEHHIALRAMDLQREQEQWRLHPEALTSTQELQEGPRSPRAVEEKIQQSDIPSMNPSPFPVVAAAICLMVEDPYFDTPIGSPSSQEAALDATLWTVSSTVSAPSLLLNDLELHSAAGKDPGHSDEEDPPPLPQRTPESFEMAAAAEHSDPSQRLMVIIPPNAAAEAVRELGGNPPSPVPPLPERTPESFEFGLDQAPVEQRSEVTPAVNLSRIGKSSEWSTASASHTDTKPWLRSKSMKAKMTFTVTHPEVASSPTPHPHCPPLTPPLLPQTEESLTPPLPDRTPESFVLPTEEPVQEKPFPLTSRPPPQVGLSSEWDGTAQPKRFLDVVMSRSKSVRAKGSRQVEPLTAFWQLAPPAVAVAGAGSAAAGQQDVQCRPSLNPDTSGNKSEKRDEKGVSRSRSLKLFRHKQKPKTAPPPPVTQPGTSPPSNGASSVFKLDDQHDAELQDSDSWEFITSLAHEWTCKAPKCLVPSPALCAEDQLQ; encoded by the exons AGGCTGAGAAGCCAGTCCACTAAGTACCGCAGTGACAGAACCTTCCCCACCAAGACCGCCGAGAAGCAGGAGAACGCCAAGAAGAACCGATACAAAGACATCGTTCCCT TTGATCACACCAGAGTAAAGCTCACACTCACCACCGCTAAAGATGACACCGAGTACATCAACGCCAGTTTCATCAAG GGCATGTCGGGGTCCAGGGCTTACATCGCTACTCAGGGTCCTCTGCCTCACACCGTGCTGGACTTCTTGAGGATGCTGTGGGAGTACAacgtgaag GTCGTGGTGATGGCCTGTCGAGAAGTTGAGATGGGAAAG AAGAAGTGTGAGCGCTACTGGCCACAGAAACAAGAGCAGCCGTTCTTCTGTGAGCCTTTCTCAGTTTACTGC GATTCTGAGGAAAATAAAGGAGATTATCTGACAAGGACGTTAAGGGTGATTTATGGCAAC tGTAGCCGAACTGTGAAACAGCTGCACTACTTCAACTGGCCCGATCACGGCGTGCCAGACTCCATCCCTCCCATCCTGGACATGTTGCACGAGATGCGGTCCTACCAAGCCCACGACGACGTCCCCTTTTGCATCCACTGCAG TGCCGGCTGTGGGAGAACAGGAGCCCTGTGTGTCATCGACTACACCTGGAACCTGCTGAAGAAGCAG ATGATCTCTCCAGATTTCAATATCTACGACATAGTTCAAAACATGAGAACCCAGAGGCCCTCAGTGGTTCAAACCAAG GTTTTTGTTGTTTCACCTCAGGAACAATATGAGCTGGTGTACAGAACCATCAGGCTGCTGTTTGAGAGATATCTGCAGTGGGTGGAGGCAGAGACCCGCAGACATGAG ATGGCGATGGTCCCGTCCACGATCACGCCCGACCCTGAGAGCGAGCTGTCTGACCTCAGTGACGAGCTGGATTTGCTGCCACACTTCCAGCACCTGCTCGGCGAGGAGTGGGACGTTTCACCACAGCTCCGCTCCGACCTGCCTTCTGCTGCAGAACATCACATTGCCTTGCGAGCCATGGACTTGCAGAGGGAGCAGGAGCAGTGGCGCCTACATCCTGAGGCTCTGACCTCCACTCAGGAGCTGCAGGAAGGACCCAGGAGCCCGAGAGCAGTAGAGGAGAAGATCCAGCAGAGCGACATACCGTCGATGAACCCCTCACCTTTCCCAGTGGTGGCAGCAGCCATCTGTCTGATGGTGGAAGACCCCTACTTTGACACTCCCATAGGCTCCCCTTCATCCCAGGAGGCCGCGCTGGACGCCACACTGTGGACAGTTAGCTCCACGGTCAGCGCGCCCTCACTACTTCTGAACGACCTGGAGCTGCACTCTGCTGCAGGTAAAG ATCCTGGTCATAGCGATGAGGAggatcctcctcctctacctcaaCGAACCCCTGAATCCTTTGAGATGGCTGCGGCTGCAG AGCACTCGGATCCGTCTCAAAGGTTGATGGTTATCATTCCACCCAACGCTGCCGCGGAGGCTGTCAGGGAGTTGGGAG gTAATCCCCCCTCACCTGTCCCCCCACTTCCAGAGAGAACCCCTGAGTCCTTTGAGTTTGGCCTCGATCAAG CTCCCGTAGAGCAGAGGTCGGAGGTCACGCCGGCAGTGAACCTGAGCAGAATAGGAAAGTCTTCAGAGTGGTCCACTGCCTCGGCCTCTCACACCGACACCAAACCCTGGCTCAGGAGTAAG AGTATGAAAGCAAAAATGACCTTCACAG TAACACATCCTGAGGTTGCATCATCTCCGACCCCCCACCCTCACTGCCCCCCTCTGACTCCTCCGCTGCTTCCTCAAA CCGAGGAGAGCCTGACTCCTCCGCTTCCTGACAGAACACCCGAGTCCTTCGTCCTCCCCACCGAAGAGC CAGTTCAGGAGAAACCCTTCCCTCTGACATCACGGCCCCCGCCTCAGGTCGGCCTGTCCTCCGAGTGGGACGGCACCGCTCAGCCGAAGAGATTCCTCGATGTTGTGATGAGCAGGAGCAAG AGCGTTCGAGCGAAAGGTTCCAGACAAG TAGAGCCCCTGACTGCGTTCTGGCAGCTCGCTCCACCTGCTGTGGCCGTGGCTGGAGCAGGAAGTG cagcagcGGGGCAGCAGGATGTGCAGTGCAGACCCTCCCTGAACCCTGACACGTCAGGAAACAAATcggagaagagagatgagaagggTGTATCTCGATCGAGG AGTCTCAAGCTTTTtagacacaaacagaaac CTAAAACTGCACCTCCACCGCCTGTCACTCAACCTGGAACATCACCTCCATCAAACGGAGCCTCGTCAGTGTTCAAACTCG ATGATCAACATGACGCAGAGCTACAGGACTCGGACAGCTGGGAGTTTATTACGAGTCTCGCACACGAGTGGACGTGCAAAGCACCGAAGTGCCTTGTGCCCAGCCCTGCACTCTGTGCAGAAGATCAACTACAGTGA
- the ptpn22 gene encoding tyrosine-protein phosphatase non-receptor type 22 isoform X3, which translates to MEQQARILRSFLAQLERQEAADEQASNGIAGEFARLRSQSTKYRSDRTFPTKTAEKQENAKKNRYKDIVPFDHTRVKLTLTTAKDDTEYINASFIKGMSGSRAYIATQGPLPHTVLDFLRMLWEYNVKVVVMACREVEMGKKKCERYWPQKQEQPFFCEPFSVYCDSEENKGDYLTRTLRVIYGNCSRTVKQLHYFNWPDHGVPDSIPPILDMLHEMRSYQAHDDVPFCIHCSAGCGRTGALCVIDYTWNLLKKQMISPDFNIYDIVQNMRTQRPSVVQTKVFVVSPQEQYELVYRTIRLLFERYLQWVEAETRRHEMAMVPSTITPDPESELSDLSDELDLLPHFQHLLGEEWDVSPQLRSDLPSAAEHHIALRAMDLQREQEQWRLHPEALTSTQELQEGPRSPRAVEEKIQQSDIPSMNPSPFPVVAAAICLMVEDPYFDTPIGSPSSQEAALDATLWTVSSTVSAPSLLLNDLELHSAAGKDPGHSDEEDPPPLPQRTPESFEMAAAAEHSDPSQRLMVIIPPNAAAEAVRELGGNPPSPVPPLPERTPESFEFGLDQAPVEQRSEVTPAVNLSRIGKSSEWSTASASHTDTKPWLRSKSMKAKMTFTVTHPEVASSPTPHPHCPPLTPPLLPQTEESLTPPLPDRTPESFVLPTEELQEKPFPLTSRPPPQVGLSSEWDGTAQPKRFLDVVMSRSKSVRAKGSRQVEPLTAFWQLAPPAVAVAGAGSAAAGQQDVQCRPSLNPDTSGNKSEKRDEKGVSRSRSLKLFRHKQKPKTAPPPPVTQPGTSPPSNGASSVFKLDDQHDAELQDSDSWEFITSLAHEWTCKAPKCLVPSPALCAEDQLQ; encoded by the exons AGGCTGAGAAGCCAGTCCACTAAGTACCGCAGTGACAGAACCTTCCCCACCAAGACCGCCGAGAAGCAGGAGAACGCCAAGAAGAACCGATACAAAGACATCGTTCCCT TTGATCACACCAGAGTAAAGCTCACACTCACCACCGCTAAAGATGACACCGAGTACATCAACGCCAGTTTCATCAAG GGCATGTCGGGGTCCAGGGCTTACATCGCTACTCAGGGTCCTCTGCCTCACACCGTGCTGGACTTCTTGAGGATGCTGTGGGAGTACAacgtgaag GTCGTGGTGATGGCCTGTCGAGAAGTTGAGATGGGAAAG AAGAAGTGTGAGCGCTACTGGCCACAGAAACAAGAGCAGCCGTTCTTCTGTGAGCCTTTCTCAGTTTACTGC GATTCTGAGGAAAATAAAGGAGATTATCTGACAAGGACGTTAAGGGTGATTTATGGCAAC tGTAGCCGAACTGTGAAACAGCTGCACTACTTCAACTGGCCCGATCACGGCGTGCCAGACTCCATCCCTCCCATCCTGGACATGTTGCACGAGATGCGGTCCTACCAAGCCCACGACGACGTCCCCTTTTGCATCCACTGCAG TGCCGGCTGTGGGAGAACAGGAGCCCTGTGTGTCATCGACTACACCTGGAACCTGCTGAAGAAGCAG ATGATCTCTCCAGATTTCAATATCTACGACATAGTTCAAAACATGAGAACCCAGAGGCCCTCAGTGGTTCAAACCAAG GTTTTTGTTGTTTCACCTCAGGAACAATATGAGCTGGTGTACAGAACCATCAGGCTGCTGTTTGAGAGATATCTGCAGTGGGTGGAGGCAGAGACCCGCAGACATGAG ATGGCGATGGTCCCGTCCACGATCACGCCCGACCCTGAGAGCGAGCTGTCTGACCTCAGTGACGAGCTGGATTTGCTGCCACACTTCCAGCACCTGCTCGGCGAGGAGTGGGACGTTTCACCACAGCTCCGCTCCGACCTGCCTTCTGCTGCAGAACATCACATTGCCTTGCGAGCCATGGACTTGCAGAGGGAGCAGGAGCAGTGGCGCCTACATCCTGAGGCTCTGACCTCCACTCAGGAGCTGCAGGAAGGACCCAGGAGCCCGAGAGCAGTAGAGGAGAAGATCCAGCAGAGCGACATACCGTCGATGAACCCCTCACCTTTCCCAGTGGTGGCAGCAGCCATCTGTCTGATGGTGGAAGACCCCTACTTTGACACTCCCATAGGCTCCCCTTCATCCCAGGAGGCCGCGCTGGACGCCACACTGTGGACAGTTAGCTCCACGGTCAGCGCGCCCTCACTACTTCTGAACGACCTGGAGCTGCACTCTGCTGCAGGTAAAG ATCCTGGTCATAGCGATGAGGAggatcctcctcctctacctcaaCGAACCCCTGAATCCTTTGAGATGGCTGCGGCTGCAG AGCACTCGGATCCGTCTCAAAGGTTGATGGTTATCATTCCACCCAACGCTGCCGCGGAGGCTGTCAGGGAGTTGGGAG gTAATCCCCCCTCACCTGTCCCCCCACTTCCAGAGAGAACCCCTGAGTCCTTTGAGTTTGGCCTCGATCAAG CTCCCGTAGAGCAGAGGTCGGAGGTCACGCCGGCAGTGAACCTGAGCAGAATAGGAAAGTCTTCAGAGTGGTCCACTGCCTCGGCCTCTCACACCGACACCAAACCCTGGCTCAGGAGTAAG AGTATGAAAGCAAAAATGACCTTCACAG TAACACATCCTGAGGTTGCATCATCTCCGACCCCCCACCCTCACTGCCCCCCTCTGACTCCTCCGCTGCTTCCTCAAA CCGAGGAGAGCCTGACTCCTCCGCTTCCTGACAGAACACCCGAGTCCTTCGTCCTCCCCACCGAAGAGC TTCAGGAGAAACCCTTCCCTCTGACATCACGGCCCCCGCCTCAGGTCGGCCTGTCCTCCGAGTGGGACGGCACCGCTCAGCCGAAGAGATTCCTCGATGTTGTGATGAGCAGGAGCAAG AGCGTTCGAGCGAAAGGTTCCAGACAAG TAGAGCCCCTGACTGCGTTCTGGCAGCTCGCTCCACCTGCTGTGGCCGTGGCTGGAGCAGGAAGTG cagcagcGGGGCAGCAGGATGTGCAGTGCAGACCCTCCCTGAACCCTGACACGTCAGGAAACAAATcggagaagagagatgagaagggTGTATCTCGATCGAGG AGTCTCAAGCTTTTtagacacaaacagaaac CTAAAACTGCACCTCCACCGCCTGTCACTCAACCTGGAACATCACCTCCATCAAACGGAGCCTCGTCAGTGTTCAAACTCG ATGATCAACATGACGCAGAGCTACAGGACTCGGACAGCTGGGAGTTTATTACGAGTCTCGCACACGAGTGGACGTGCAAAGCACCGAAGTGCCTTGTGCCCAGCCCTGCACTCTGTGCAGAAGATCAACTACAGTGA